In Candidatus Mycalebacterium zealandia, one DNA window encodes the following:
- a CDS encoding translation initiation factor IF-3 produces the protein MIDDEGNQLGVMTIEDALAKAGEKDLDLVEISPDSNPPVCRLVDYGKYKYLQKKNTRKQKPSPIKEIKLRPHIGQHDLAVKMGRLKGFLQDGCKAKLRVMFRGREFVHQGNGFELISSIVEEVADLGKIDSPAKLEGRNIVAVLSPVKSPSSGGRPEGREGNNEDRGGKKPEENVREGGAQL, from the coding sequence ATGATTGACGATGAGGGAAATCAGCTCGGTGTTATGACTATAGAGGACGCTCTTGCCAAAGCCGGGGAGAAAGACCTTGATTTGGTTGAGATTTCTCCGGATTCAAATCCTCCTGTTTGCAGGCTTGTTGATTATGGAAAATACAAATACTTGCAGAAAAAGAACACGCGCAAGCAGAAGCCCAGCCCGATTAAGGAGATTAAATTGAGGCCGCACATAGGACAGCACGATTTGGCGGTGAAAATGGGGCGGCTTAAAGGATTTCTTCAGGACGGTTGCAAAGCGAAACTCAGGGTTATGTTCAGGGGAAGGGAGTTTGTGCATCAGGGCAACGGATTTGAACTTATTTCCTCAATAGTTGAGGAGGTTGCGGATTTGGGTAAAATTGATTCTCCCGCGAAGCTTGAAGGCAGAAACATTGTGGCGGTTTTGTCGCCCGTGAAATCTCCGTCTTCGGGCGGACGTCCGGAGGGCCGCGAGGGTAACAATGAAGACCGTGGTGGCAAGAAGCCGGAGGAAAACGTCAGAGAGGGTGGTGCGCAGTTGTGA
- the rpmI gene encoding 50S ribosomal protein L35, with protein sequence MKTNRSAAKRFSYTGSGKVRMSRGGKSHLNVKKNAKRMRRLGSDLHFEGAAAKRIATYVPNK encoded by the coding sequence ATGAAAACAAACAGAAGCGCGGCGAAGCGGTTTTCCTACACCGGAAGCGGAAAGGTGAGGATGTCAAGAGGGGGCAAGTCCCATCTCAATGTCAAAAAGAACGCCAAGAGAATGAGGCGTTTGGGTTCAGACCTGCATTTTGAGGGAGCGGCGGCGAAAAGAATCGCTACGTATGTTCCGAATAAATAA
- the rplT gene encoding 50S ribosomal protein L20, with the protein MRVTPSVASRNRRKKIIKQAKGYWGRRKNNLRKAKETLLRAMAYSYRDRRNRKRDFRALWITRINAAVRPYGFSYSRFIAELKKSGIELDRKSLSELAIRDPQAFEQVVKTARDEQVSAN; encoded by the coding sequence ATGAGAGTAACACCTTCAGTAGCGTCCAGAAATAGACGCAAAAAGATTATTAAACAGGCCAAAGGGTACTGGGGACGCAGGAAAAACAACCTCAGAAAAGCCAAAGAAACCCTTTTGCGCGCCATGGCGTATTCATACCGCGACAGGCGGAACAGAAAGAGGGATTTTAGAGCGCTTTGGATAACAAGGATTAATGCGGCGGTCAGGCCCTACGGTTTTTCATACAGCCGTTTCATTGCGGAACTAAAAAAATCCGGCATTGAGCTTGACAGAAAATCCCTTTCCGAACTTGCCATCAGAGACCCGCAGGCTTTTGAACAGGTTGTAAAAACCGCGAGAGACGAACAGGTCTCCGCAAACTGA
- a CDS encoding endonuclease III domain-containing protein, translating into MFERYGAQNWWPAQTAFECVVGAILTQNTAWTNVEKAIAQLKSETEITPGKIDKMPAAKLARLIKPSGYFNQKARRLKIFARFVARDYGGNIGALLTEETGKLRKILLALEGIGPETTDSIILYAAEKPVFVIDAYTKRIASRHGFAPQSASYGEAQELFAVNLPRETELFNEYHALIVRTAKQFCHKKEPDCENCPLKNDLTHSGATHP; encoded by the coding sequence ATGTTTGAGCGTTATGGCGCGCAGAACTGGTGGCCCGCGCAAACCGCTTTTGAGTGCGTGGTCGGAGCCATTCTGACCCAGAACACGGCGTGGACGAATGTTGAAAAAGCCATCGCGCAACTAAAAAGCGAAACGGAAATTACTCCCGGAAAAATTGACAAAATGCCTGCGGCAAAACTGGCGCGTCTTATAAAACCGTCCGGCTACTTCAATCAGAAGGCAAGGAGGCTGAAGATCTTCGCCCGCTTTGTTGCGCGCGACTACGGCGGAAACATCGGCGCGCTACTCACCGAAGAAACGGGCAAACTCAGAAAAATCCTTCTGGCTCTTGAAGGAATCGGTCCCGAAACGACGGATAGCATAATTCTCTACGCCGCGGAAAAACCCGTTTTTGTCATAGACGCTTATACGAAAAGAATCGCTTCAAGGCACGGCTTCGCGCCGCAAAGCGCCTCATACGGCGAAGCGCAGGAATTGTTTGCCGTAAACCTGCCGCGCGAAACGGAGTTGTTTAACGAATATCACGCCCTGATTGTGCGAACCGCGAAGCAGTTTTGTCATAAAAAAGAGCCTGACTGTGAAAACTGTCCACTCAAGAACGACCTCACGCATTCAGGCGCAACACATCCATAG
- the gcvT gene encoding glycine cleavage system aminomethyltransferase GcvT: MICFPMNRTALHKNHTESGAKMVEFAGWQMPLFYSSIIDEHRAVRSGCGIFDASHMGEIEITGPDAQALCQRLVTNNIEQMGELSAQYNLLCNEDGGILDDLMVYRFSPERFVLCVNASNTQSDFEWIAAQTSGFSAEVNNISARVALVSVQGPKSAEIVSRVLGSEVEMPARFSFTVFGPTDSFVSRTGYTGEDGFEIFLPPQDAPELWSHIISDGGAAMCGLGCRDTLRLEMGYSLYGNEISQSVTPFEANLGRYVKMDKGDFCGRESLEKALADGARYALCGIEMVEPGIPRHSYKVFCEDTEAGEVTSGTMSPSLEKPIGLALIDCSALQTARRSGVEIQIRNARKKAVLTDPPFYRKNTKEEQQ; encoded by the coding sequence ATGATATGCTTTCCGATGAACCGCACAGCCCTTCATAAGAACCACACCGAAAGCGGCGCTAAAATGGTTGAATTTGCGGGTTGGCAGATGCCGCTTTTTTATTCCTCCATAATTGACGAACACCGTGCCGTGCGCTCCGGATGCGGCATTTTTGACGCAAGCCACATGGGAGAGATAGAGATAACCGGACCGGACGCGCAAGCCCTTTGCCAGCGGCTTGTTACAAATAACATAGAGCAAATGGGAGAACTGAGCGCTCAATACAACCTGCTTTGCAACGAGGATGGCGGAATTCTTGACGACCTGATGGTTTACCGGTTTTCGCCCGAAAGGTTTGTTCTTTGCGTCAACGCTTCCAACACGCAAAGCGATTTTGAGTGGATAGCCGCGCAAACAAGCGGATTTTCCGCCGAAGTGAACAACATAAGCGCGCGGGTTGCGCTTGTGTCCGTTCAGGGACCGAAATCCGCCGAAATTGTAAGCCGTGTTCTGGGCTCCGAAGTTGAGATGCCCGCAAGGTTTTCTTTCACGGTTTTCGGACCGACGGACTCTTTTGTTTCACGAACCGGCTATACCGGCGAGGACGGTTTTGAGATTTTTCTTCCTCCGCAAGACGCGCCGGAACTCTGGAGCCACATCATTTCAGACGGCGGCGCGGCAATGTGCGGTCTCGGGTGCAGGGACACTCTGCGCCTTGAGATGGGGTATTCTCTTTACGGGAACGAAATCTCGCAAAGCGTAACCCCGTTTGAAGCCAATCTTGGAAGATATGTAAAAATGGACAAGGGAGATTTCTGTGGCAGGGAGTCGCTTGAAAAAGCGCTTGCCGACGGCGCGCGCTACGCCCTGTGCGGTATTGAAATGGTTGAGCCGGGAATCCCGCGCCACTCATACAAGGTGTTTTGCGAAGATACGGAGGCTGGAGAGGTAACGAGCGGAACGATGTCTCCGAGTCTGGAAAAACCAATCGGGCTCGCGCTGATTGACTGTTCCGCGCTTCAGACTGCCCGGCGCAGCGGCGTTGAAATCCAGATTAGAAACGCCCGCAAAAAAGCCGTTCTTACGGACCCGCCGTTTTACAGAAAGAACACAAAGGAGGAGCAGCAATGA
- the gcvH gene encoding glycine cleavage system protein GcvH, whose amino-acid sequence MSIPDNLRYTKEHEWALLERDIVTVGLTDYAQQSLGEIVFVEAPSEGAGFSKGDVLGAVESTKAVSDIFSPVTGKVVEVNEALLDSPNTINNSPYGDGWLVKIAPDGSSLLEDLMDSEAYKKFLETAT is encoded by the coding sequence ATGAGCATTCCGGATAATTTGAGATACACAAAAGAGCACGAATGGGCTTTGCTTGAAAGGGACATTGTAACGGTTGGTCTGACGGACTACGCGCAGCAGTCTCTGGGTGAAATAGTTTTTGTGGAAGCCCCTTCCGAGGGCGCCGGTTTCAGTAAAGGCGATGTGCTGGGAGCCGTTGAGTCCACAAAGGCGGTGTCGGATATTTTTAGCCCCGTTACGGGCAAGGTGGTCGAGGTGAACGAAGCCCTTCTTGACTCTCCCAACACAATCAACAACTCTCCCTACGGAGACGGCTGGCTGGTTAAGATCGCCCCTGACGGCTCTTCTTTGCTTGAAGATTTGATGGATTCCGAAGCGTATAAAAAATTTCTGGAGACCGCCACATAA
- the gcvP gene encoding aminomethyl-transferring glycine dehydrogenase has protein sequence MSKTHHSDGFEFRHIGSVGADSEQMLAAIGVKSLDELIEQAVPRDILNDNHLSLTPAEDEHSFAVRMRKAASLNKQFKSFIGLGYYGCKTPEVIKRNILENPGWYTQYTPYQAEIAQGRLEALLNFQTVVCDLTAMDIANASLLDESTAVCEAMAMFHRIASGKSRSGAPNRFFVDSGSFPQTIEVLKSRTEPLGIEMVVGDFEDFDPAGGFFGALLQFPDRYGRARDYSDFIERAHKEGVLVGVAADILSLAILTPPGEIGADAVVGSTQRFGVPMGCGGPHAAYFATRSEFQRQVPGRIIGVSVDRDGARAYRMSLQTREQHIRREKATSNICTAQSLPAIMAAMYCVYHGAGGIEKTARKIHSSAVVLSSELEKIGFSCDGGCFFDTLSFDISRMPGGTAERIREISLKNGANFLHDRGRVGISLDETTGTTELNLILRIFSEAVSAAAPEIQQGAVSEEKDMRGNLARKTGFLSHSVFNAHRSETEMVRYIKRLENKDLSLAHSMIPLGSCTMKLNSASELAPVSLSGFANIHPFAPRDQLKGYESLITELGASLCEITGFSAASLQPNSGAQGEFAGLMVIRAYHGSNGDEGRNVVLVPSSAHGTNPASAAAAGMKVVIVGCTQGGSIDIKDLEKKCSEHSASLAAIMITYPSTHGVFERDIKRVCSVVHEHGGQVYMDGANLNAQVGITNPAFIGADLCHVNLHKTFSIPHGGGGPGMGPICVAEHLAPFLPGHPFEESGAGGTAPVASAPWGSASIAIVSYAYINLLGSQGARRATTHAILNANYMKQRLARTYKVLYEGDMQRVAHEFILDLREFKKTADIEVEDFAKRLMDYGFHAPTVSWPVAGTIMIEPTESESKAEIDRFCEALEKIRAEIAEIEDGSEDRADNVLKNSPHTAKSVTSEKWNLPYSRQKACFPADFVAENKFWPAVSRIDNAYGDRNLFCTCPPPDAYEED, from the coding sequence ATGAGTAAAACTCACCATTCAGACGGTTTTGAGTTTAGGCATATCGGGTCTGTCGGCGCGGACTCGGAACAGATGCTTGCCGCTATCGGTGTCAAATCGCTTGATGAACTCATTGAGCAGGCGGTTCCCCGCGACATTCTTAATGACAACCACCTTTCCCTGACGCCCGCTGAGGATGAGCACTCTTTCGCCGTGCGCATGAGGAAAGCTGCTTCGCTCAACAAGCAGTTCAAATCTTTCATCGGGCTTGGCTATTACGGTTGTAAAACGCCGGAGGTGATTAAAAGAAACATTCTGGAAAACCCCGGCTGGTATACGCAATACACTCCCTATCAAGCGGAAATCGCGCAAGGGCGGCTGGAAGCGCTTCTCAATTTTCAAACCGTTGTGTGCGATTTGACCGCTATGGATATTGCCAACGCTTCTCTGCTTGACGAATCAACGGCGGTGTGTGAGGCGATGGCGATGTTTCACAGAATCGCTTCCGGAAAATCGCGCTCCGGAGCGCCGAACAGATTTTTTGTTGATTCCGGCTCCTTTCCGCAGACGATTGAAGTTTTGAAGTCGCGAACCGAGCCGCTCGGAATAGAAATGGTTGTTGGTGATTTTGAGGATTTTGACCCCGCGGGCGGTTTTTTCGGCGCGTTGCTTCAGTTTCCGGACCGCTACGGGCGTGCGCGCGATTACTCCGATTTTATTGAGAGAGCCCACAAAGAGGGAGTTTTAGTGGGGGTCGCGGCGGATATTTTGTCTCTTGCGATTTTGACTCCTCCCGGAGAGATTGGAGCGGACGCCGTTGTGGGCTCAACCCAGCGGTTCGGCGTTCCTATGGGTTGCGGGGGACCCCACGCGGCATATTTCGCAACCCGAAGCGAGTTTCAGCGTCAGGTTCCGGGCAGGATTATCGGTGTTTCGGTTGACCGCGACGGCGCGCGCGCTTACAGAATGTCGCTTCAGACGCGTGAACAGCACATAAGAAGGGAAAAGGCGACTTCCAATATCTGCACCGCGCAATCCCTACCCGCGATTATGGCGGCGATGTATTGCGTGTATCACGGCGCCGGGGGCATTGAGAAAACGGCGCGGAAAATTCATTCCTCCGCAGTTGTTCTTTCAAGCGAACTTGAGAAAATCGGATTTTCGTGCGACGGCGGGTGTTTTTTTGACACACTCTCGTTTGATATTTCGCGAATGCCGGGAGGAACCGCGGAGAGGATCAGGGAAATTTCGCTCAAAAACGGCGCAAACTTTCTTCACGACCGCGGCAGGGTTGGCATTTCGCTTGACGAGACGACCGGAACGACGGAGTTGAACCTGATTTTACGGATTTTCTCAGAAGCGGTTTCAGCCGCCGCGCCCGAAATACAGCAGGGTGCGGTTTCGGAAGAAAAAGACATGCGCGGCAACCTCGCGAGAAAAACCGGTTTTTTGTCCCATTCGGTTTTTAACGCACACCGCTCGGAAACCGAGATGGTCAGATACATTAAACGGCTCGAAAACAAAGATCTTTCGCTTGCCCATTCCATGATACCTCTGGGTTCATGCACGATGAAACTCAACTCCGCTTCGGAACTTGCTCCCGTAAGTTTGAGCGGTTTTGCGAACATCCACCCGTTTGCCCCGCGCGACCAACTGAAGGGTTATGAGAGTCTCATAACCGAACTCGGCGCGAGTCTTTGTGAAATAACAGGGTTTTCCGCCGCGTCCCTGCAGCCGAACTCCGGCGCTCAGGGAGAGTTCGCAGGGCTTATGGTCATCAGGGCTTACCACGGGAGCAACGGCGATGAGGGCAGGAACGTGGTTCTTGTGCCGTCTTCGGCTCACGGAACAAATCCCGCGAGCGCGGCCGCCGCAGGAATGAAGGTTGTTATTGTAGGCTGCACGCAGGGCGGCTCAATAGACATCAAAGACCTTGAGAAAAAATGCTCCGAGCACTCCGCCTCTCTTGCCGCGATAATGATTACCTATCCATCCACGCACGGGGTTTTTGAGAGGGATATAAAACGGGTCTGCTCAGTTGTTCACGAACACGGCGGGCAGGTTTATATGGACGGTGCAAACCTCAACGCGCAGGTCGGAATCACAAACCCCGCGTTCATAGGGGCGGATTTGTGCCATGTTAATCTGCACAAGACTTTCAGCATACCGCACGGCGGCGGCGGTCCCGGAATGGGCCCCATCTGTGTTGCGGAGCATCTGGCTCCGTTTTTGCCGGGGCACCCGTTTGAGGAGTCCGGAGCAGGCGGAACCGCTCCGGTCGCTTCGGCTCCGTGGGGAAGCGCGAGCATAGCGATAGTTTCCTACGCATATATCAACTTGCTCGGCTCGCAAGGCGCGCGACGCGCCACCACGCACGCCATTCTCAACGCCAACTATATGAAACAGCGGCTCGCACGAACTTACAAGGTTCTGTACGAGGGCGACATGCAGAGAGTTGCTCACGAGTTCATTCTGGATTTGAGAGAGTTCAAGAAGACCGCTGATATTGAAGTTGAGGATTTTGCCAAAAGGCTTATGGACTACGGGTTTCACGCGCCGACCGTTTCATGGCCTGTTGCGGGCACGATAATGATAGAGCCGACTGAGAGTGAATCAAAAGCCGAGATTGACCGTTTCTGCGAGGCGCTTGAAAAAATCCGCGCTGAAATAGCCGAGATAGAGGATGGCTCGGAGGATAGGGCTGACAATGTGCTGAAAAACAGCCCGCACACGGCGAAAAGTGTTACATCCGAGAAGTGGAACTTGCCTTATTCACGGCAGAAAGCGTGTTTTCCGGCTGATTTTGTCGCTGAAAACAAGTTCTGGCCCGCGGTTTCGCGCATAGACAACGCCTACGGAGACAGAAACCTGTTCTGCACCTGTCCGCCGCCGGATGCGTATGAAGAGGATTAG
- the mfd gene encoding transcription-repair coupling factor — protein MPQNGRNHSGQTAQHVAQTSAKTIADEFSHFAYDTGNRIGKLIALLRLDRAKIPVSGLAGGAAFLTAVLTQKHLKTRVLYIAGSKENLRRASKTVEIFTGEEPPVANPSKTSFAARAQEASIVCADIETIFEKIVSPSFLQSALISVKTGDEIERDSFTRLVSEAGYEKKEFARLEGEMSVRGAIVDIARAGKQPPLRVEFEGDKIRSMRTFDPQTQISEARTEKERILPADSADGGADLSSIFDCCGKNTVVFIETSQGGIERTLKDFAPENGGNTLSVREITEEIEQRKTVEIPAFGAGEIDFQTSKTALADTERTTSGKMLGAAKRLRESVYKLKLFLESESEIEKMREIFAEQGVDAAEFLEGTSGGGFVFPDIGTAFIDEHDFAEKIPAVKPHGAKVKSPMSVFEADFGDIKDGDLIVHREFGIGIFRGLKNLTIRGVKADFIECEYHGGDSVYVPVSKFKLLHRYVGNEDGTPKIDKLGSAVWVKTVRGAKQATETVARELLELYASRKSDDGHGFSKPDSEFREFEMGFMFEETPDQKKAIEDVMEDMESPRPMDRLICGDTGFGKTEVALRAAVKAVMDGFQVAFIAPTTLLVAQHLKTARSRLEKFPVNAAALSRFNSPSEGKAVLEGMERGTADIVIGTHKLLGNKIKFKNLGLLIIDEEHKFGVRHKEKLKTLKANLDVLSLSATPIPRTLQLSLTGIRDISTIHSPPHGRLPVKIQIQKWDAPLIRDLVEWEIERGGGVFFIHNRIETIATVAKGLKEIVPHVSTEVTHGRMGKKDLETKIEKFARGDVDMLITTSIVESGLDITRANTIIINDAHTFGIADLYQLKGRVGRGREQAYACLLVRDKHLLTETAWKRLERFAELWDFGSGYELAFSDMRMRGVGNLFGVEQSGHVAAVGVEFYLDMLREAVEKLKTGKSHRKVEPEIKTKIEARIPEDYVKNSGERLVFYKRISSAATMSEVKKIKDELTDRFGPVPCRLANLLALTELKTVLKKHSVGFMKIDAENAGAYATKDGTDTKALFSKTRNGWKIRSLGGLPEPAAKSAARLLSSIKQV, from the coding sequence ATGCCGCAAAATGGGAGAAATCACAGCGGACAAACTGCGCAACACGTAGCGCAAACATCCGCCAAGACCATCGCGGATGAATTCAGCCACTTTGCGTACGACACCGGAAACAGAATAGGAAAACTCATCGCCCTTTTGCGGCTTGACCGCGCAAAGATACCGGTTTCCGGACTCGCCGGAGGCGCGGCATTTCTTACCGCCGTTCTCACACAAAAACACCTGAAAACCCGTGTTCTCTATATTGCCGGCTCAAAGGAAAATCTCCGCCGTGCGAGCAAAACTGTGGAAATCTTCACGGGCGAAGAACCTCCGGTCGCGAACCCAAGCAAAACCTCTTTCGCGGCGCGGGCGCAGGAGGCCTCGATTGTGTGCGCGGATATTGAAACAATCTTTGAAAAAATCGTCTCGCCGTCTTTTCTGCAATCGGCGTTAATTTCTGTAAAAACCGGAGATGAAATTGAGCGCGACAGTTTCACACGGCTGGTTTCCGAAGCCGGCTATGAAAAAAAGGAGTTCGCGCGCCTTGAAGGTGAGATGAGCGTCAGAGGAGCGATTGTTGACATAGCACGCGCGGGAAAACAGCCTCCTCTGCGCGTTGAGTTCGAGGGCGACAAAATAAGGTCAATGAGGACTTTTGACCCGCAAACGCAAATATCCGAAGCGCGAACCGAAAAAGAGCGGATTCTGCCCGCCGACAGCGCGGACGGCGGCGCGGATTTGTCATCAATTTTTGACTGCTGTGGAAAAAATACGGTCGTTTTTATTGAAACTTCGCAGGGCGGCATTGAGCGGACTCTCAAAGACTTCGCTCCTGAAAACGGGGGAAACACTTTGAGCGTCCGTGAAATCACAGAGGAGATAGAACAACGCAAAACTGTGGAAATTCCGGCGTTCGGCGCGGGCGAAATTGATTTTCAAACCTCAAAAACCGCGCTCGCGGACACAGAAAGAACCACTTCGGGCAAAATGCTCGGCGCGGCAAAACGCCTGCGCGAAAGCGTCTATAAACTGAAACTTTTTCTTGAGAGCGAAAGCGAAATTGAAAAAATGAGAGAGATATTCGCCGAACAGGGCGTGGATGCCGCGGAGTTTCTTGAAGGAACATCGGGCGGAGGGTTTGTTTTCCCCGACATCGGAACGGCTTTTATAGACGAGCACGATTTTGCTGAAAAAATCCCCGCCGTAAAACCCCACGGCGCGAAGGTGAAATCCCCGATGTCCGTGTTTGAAGCGGATTTCGGAGATATAAAAGATGGCGACCTCATAGTCCACCGCGAATTTGGTATCGGGATATTCCGGGGTCTGAAAAATCTGACCATAAGAGGAGTAAAAGCCGATTTTATAGAGTGCGAATATCACGGTGGCGACAGCGTTTACGTGCCCGTGTCAAAGTTCAAACTTCTGCACAGATATGTCGGGAACGAAGACGGAACGCCCAAAATTGACAAACTGGGCTCCGCCGTCTGGGTAAAAACCGTGCGAGGCGCAAAACAGGCGACTGAAACGGTAGCCAGAGAGTTGCTTGAACTTTACGCAAGCAGAAAGTCCGATGACGGACACGGTTTTTCCAAGCCGGACTCGGAGTTTCGCGAGTTTGAAATGGGTTTTATGTTTGAAGAAACGCCCGACCAGAAAAAAGCCATTGAAGACGTTATGGAAGATATGGAATCGCCGCGCCCGATGGATCGGCTGATTTGCGGCGACACCGGTTTCGGCAAAACCGAAGTGGCTTTAAGGGCGGCCGTAAAAGCCGTTATGGACGGCTTTCAGGTCGCCTTCATAGCACCCACCACGCTGCTTGTGGCGCAACATCTTAAAACCGCGCGGAGCCGTCTTGAAAAGTTTCCCGTGAACGCAGCCGCACTTTCAAGATTCAACTCTCCGAGTGAGGGAAAAGCTGTTCTTGAAGGCATGGAGCGCGGAACTGCGGACATCGTAATTGGAACACACAAACTTCTCGGCAACAAAATTAAATTCAAAAATCTCGGTCTTCTAATAATAGACGAAGAGCATAAATTCGGTGTCAGGCACAAGGAAAAACTCAAAACGCTGAAAGCGAACCTTGATGTGCTTTCGCTGTCAGCGACTCCAATTCCGCGAACGCTCCAACTGTCTCTCACGGGAATAAGGGACATAAGCACAATTCATTCCCCTCCGCACGGGAGGCTCCCCGTGAAAATACAGATTCAGAAATGGGACGCTCCCCTCATACGCGACCTTGTTGAGTGGGAAATTGAGCGCGGCGGCGGCGTGTTTTTTATTCATAACAGGATTGAAACCATCGCCACGGTGGCAAAGGGCCTCAAAGAGATAGTTCCGCATGTTTCAACCGAGGTTACTCACGGAAGAATGGGCAAAAAAGACCTTGAAACGAAGATTGAAAAGTTCGCGCGCGGAGACGTGGACATGTTGATAACAACCTCCATAGTGGAGTCCGGACTGGACATCACAAGAGCCAACACAATAATCATAAATGACGCGCACACCTTCGGCATCGCGGACCTTTACCAACTCAAGGGGCGCGTGGGCAGAGGTAGAGAACAGGCATACGCCTGCCTGCTGGTGCGCGACAAACACTTGCTCACCGAAACCGCGTGGAAACGACTTGAAAGGTTTGCCGAACTGTGGGATTTCGGCTCCGGATATGAACTCGCTTTCTCTGACATGCGAATGAGAGGAGTGGGAAACCTGTTCGGTGTAGAGCAGTCCGGGCATGTCGCCGCTGTCGGGGTTGAGTTCTATCTTGATATGTTGCGCGAGGCGGTGGAGAAACTGAAAACCGGCAAGTCGCACCGCAAGGTTGAGCCGGAAATCAAAACAAAAATTGAAGCGCGCATTCCCGAAGACTATGTGAAAAACAGCGGTGAGAGACTTGTGTTTTACAAAAGAATTTCATCGGCGGCCACAATGAGTGAGGTCAAAAAGATTAAAGATGAACTCACGGACCGCTTCGGTCCCGTTCCATGCCGCCTCGCCAACTTGCTCGCGCTTACAGAGCTTAAAACAGTGCTTAAAAAACACTCGGTCGGCTTTATGAAAATAGACGCTGAAAACGCGGGCGCTTACGCGACAAAAGACGGCACGGACACGAAAGCGCTCTTTTCCAAAACCCGGAACGGCTGGAAAATACGCTCTCTCGGAGGGTTGCCCGAACCGGCCGCCAAAAGTGCGGCGCGGCTCCTGTCTTCTATCAAACAGGTTTAG
- the leuB gene encoding 3-isopropylmalate dehydrogenase, with amino-acid sequence MPKILVIPGDGIGPEVIDAALGVLAEAEKISGVSFEKEIELFGGCSIDKNGVPVTDEVLAKAQAAHAVLLGAVGGEKWENVEHSIKPETGLLTLRKQLETYANLRPAKVYPALTDASTLKKDVVTGTDILVVRELTGGIYFGEPRGINDKPGGGLEGINTLRYSTDEIERVARRAFSAARARKSILTSVDKSNVLESMVLWRETVSKIGRDEFPDVKLDHLYVDNAAMQLIRRPGSFDVILAGNLFGDIISDEAAQLTGSLGMLPSASIGDGGAIYEPVHGSAPDIAGKDIANPTAAILSVAMMLKYSFEMDEIAGQIDRAVESTLDEGFRTPDIYEKGKEKIGCRKMGEITADKLRNT; translated from the coding sequence ATGCCCAAAATTCTTGTAATTCCCGGAGACGGAATCGGTCCCGAAGTAATTGATGCGGCTCTCGGTGTTCTCGCCGAAGCCGAAAAAATATCCGGCGTTTCGTTTGAAAAAGAAATAGAACTGTTCGGCGGCTGCTCAATAGACAAAAACGGCGTTCCCGTAACCGATGAGGTCCTTGCCAAAGCGCAAGCGGCGCACGCAGTGCTTCTTGGAGCGGTCGGAGGGGAAAAGTGGGAAAATGTTGAACACTCAATCAAGCCGGAAACCGGGCTTTTAACGCTCAGAAAACAGCTTGAAACTTACGCCAATCTGCGTCCCGCGAAGGTTTATCCGGCGCTCACGGACGCCTCAACGCTCAAAAAAGATGTTGTTACCGGGACGGACATTCTCGTCGTGCGCGAACTCACGGGAGGCATCTATTTCGGCGAGCCAAGGGGAATTAATGACAAGCCCGGCGGCGGACTTGAGGGAATAAACACCCTGCGCTATTCGACGGATGAAATAGAGCGGGTGGCGCGACGCGCTTTTTCGGCGGCGCGGGCGAGAAAAAGCATTTTGACCTCCGTTGATAAATCCAATGTTCTTGAGTCAATGGTTTTGTGGCGCGAAACGGTTTCAAAAATCGGGCGCGACGAATTTCCCGATGTGAAACTTGACCACCTGTATGTGGACAACGCGGCAATGCAGCTCATAAGAAGGCCCGGGAGTTTTGATGTGATTCTCGCGGGCAATCTGTTCGGGGACATAATAAGCGATGAGGCCGCGCAATTGACCGGTTCGCTGGGAATGCTTCCTTCGGCGAGCATAGGAGATGGCGGGGCGATATACGAACCGGTTCACGGAAGTGCGCCGGACATCGCGGGCAAAGATATCGCCAACCCCACGGCCGCCATACTTTCAGTCGCGATGATGCTCAAATACTCTTTTGAGATGGACGAAATCGCCGGACAAATAGACCGCGCGGTGGAAAGCACGCTTGATGAAGGTTTCAGAACGCCTGACATTTACGAAAAAGGGAAAGAGAAAATCGGATGCCGCAAAATGGGAGAAATCACAGCGGACAAACTGCGCAACACGTAG